The following proteins come from a genomic window of Aspergillus oryzae RIB40 DNA, chromosome 4:
- a CDS encoding uncharacterized protein (predicted protein), with the protein MVPTHFMQHNSILDTFKQSPESFDHYTHYYTSKLFGLLWALALSRRIDREKFSVVLASPGLCKSELFRHVRSAPTDILANCFARSCDEGARMIMIASVQELAENSEPSYYSQGSLVPVSRFSSSAEGLLCQDRLWQEVASTLVQVDPDFEAYLQLAC; encoded by the exons ATGGTTCCGACCCATTTTATGCAACATAACAGCATCCTCGACACATTCAAGCAGAGCCCCGAATCTTTTGACCATTACACCCACTACTATACCTCCAAATTGTTTGGGCTTCTCTGGGCACTTGCTCTCTCTCGACGCATTGACCGTGAAAAGTTTTCGGTCGTTCTGGCGTCTCCTGGTCTATGCAAGAGCGAGCTATTCCGGCATGTGAGGTCTGCACCCACAGATATTTTGGCCAATTGCTTCGCTCGGTCATGCGACGAGGGAGCAAGAATGATCATGATAGCCTCCGTACAAGAGCTGGCAGAGAACAGTGAGCCCAGCTACTATAGCCAAGGAAGCCTAGTACC CGTTTCTCGCTTTTCGTCAAGCGCCGAAGGACTCCTCTGTCAGGACAGACTGTGGCAGGAAGTGGCGAGCACGCTAGTGCAGGTGGATCCTGACTTTGAAGCTTATTTGCAACTAGCCTGCTAA
- a CDS encoding uncharacterized protein (predicted protein): MAPYNDGLLAFLFRQLFYTIPEVPPVELHGKSVLVTGANSGVGFCLALELASHGAKVLAAVRSVPKGEAAKQRILERVPTAQVDVQECDLASFDSVKAFANQMKQESKTFDLVILNAGVWCSQWMASTDGFDISLQVSVAR; encoded by the exons ATGGCACCCTACAatgatggccttctggccttcctcttcagacAGCTTTTCTATACCATTCCGGAAGTCCCTCCAGTTGAGCTCCACGGAAAATCAGTCCTCGTAACTGGAGCAAATTCTGGAGTTGGGTTTTGCTTAGCATTAGAACTGGCATCTCATGGGGCTAAAGTGCTGGCTGCGGTCAGGTCAGTGCCAAAGGGTGAGGCGGCAAAGCAGAGGATTCTCGAACGAGTCCCAACGGCCCAAGTTGACGTGCAAGAGTGCGATCTCGCTTCATTCGATTCGGTCAAAGCCTTTGCGAACCAGATGAAGCAGGAGTCCAAAACGTTTGATCTGGTCATTCTGAATGCGGGTGTATGGTGTTCTCAGTGGATGGCCTCTACAGATGGGTTCGATATTTCACTGCAGGTCAGTGTGGCTAG GTGA
- a CDS encoding UbiA family prenyltransferase (predicted protein) — MEKHLEMRSDISTYAVRIAISALLEEVALTRALLDDNFTAHIGNAIVCLSTRLIGSDLTFEQLKNMFPGMLFTVFAFSYSFDIANQAFSVEEDSTNKPDRPIPSGRLTRDGAYRRWLLSWIISLALVGLEVGFQAALVLLEWEVWVALFYVWPKFHNWVARNLFTAVGATIQLRLLDAVLVKTLPSFRTDSSLAWLLFTWLVWTIHVQEFHDMEGDERVGRQTLPLIVGHRGQFPLRVVTAMIVGGTGISSILLVQLWRTSNPVLLCLGLGHLLFMLTVAVRLVVLPFKEADKITYKYYYTLATYSLLLFRQHTGRLGSFGGNTTELW; from the exons atggagaagCACTTGGAGATGCGCTCGGACATCTCAACCTATGCTGT TAGAATTGCCATTTCCGCTCTCCTTGAAGAGGTCGCGCTGACACGAGCACTCCTCGACGACAACTTCACTGCACACATTGGAAATGCAATCGTGTGCTTGTCTACCCGATTGATCGGCTCAGATTTGACGTTCGAACAGCTCAAAAACATGTTCCCGGGGATGCTCTTCACTGTCTTCGCATTTTCATATTCCTTTGATATCGCGAACCAGGCGTTCTCAGTGGAAGAGGATTCAACAAACAAACCTGATCGACCCATTCCATCAGGCAGACTCACAAGAGATGGCGCATACAGGCGCTGGCTGCTCAGCTGGATCATTTCTTTGGCCCTTGTAGGATTAGAAGTCGGTTTCCAAGCTGCTTTAGTGCTTCTTGAATGGGAAGTGTGGGTTGCACTCTTCTACGTGTGGCCTAAATTCCATAATTGGGTCGCGCGGAACCTCTTCACGGCGGTTGGGGCCACGATTCAGCTGAGGCTGCTGGATGCCGTGCTTGTAAAGacccttccctcttttcgCACAGATAGCTCTCTTGCGTGGCTATTATTCACCTGGTTGGTGTGGACCATCCATGTGCAGGAGTTTCACGATATGGAGGGTGACGAGAGAGTTGGTCGCCAAACGCTGCCGCTGATTGTGGGCCATCGAGGGCAGTTCCCGCTGCGTGTTGTGACTGCCATGATTGTTGGTGGCACTGGCATCTCCAGTATCCTTCTGGTTCAACTTTGGCGGACATCAAATCCTGTTCTGTTGTGTCTGGGATTAGGCCACCTACTCTTCATGTTAACCGTCGCGGTTCGGCTGGTGGTGCTGCCGTTCAAGGAGGCTGACAAGATCACGTATAAGTATTACTATACGCTGGCAACCTACAGTCTGCTGCTCTTTCGTCAACATACTGGAAGGCTAGGCTCGTTTGGTGGAAATACAACCGAGCTTTGGTAA
- a CDS encoding SDR family oxidoreductase (predicted protein) — MTEASYIIVGVTAVISCLAIFWAKFRNQGSGTRPFLAEDKVVLVTGGLSGLGREIAELYRVQGAKVAILDIKDEASLPWVPNTMASKYYKCDVSDGSEVEATLKKIGVALGNPDILINCAAMPINRLPFCELQSESFARTIRTNLLGPVNLTRAVLPLLMQSTKRGSIVNISSVVAHLYPAGLSDYVSSKAALSALHHCLEAEARWFGYDKQVDFFLVEVGQMDTPLFSWIKPPNSLLAPVLEPRYVAEKVFAAVSSGGGRIIRLPKYAAWVCGYDMLPVPVQRFARYVMGVDEALENYK; from the exons ATGACAGAAGCGTCTTACATCATCGTCGGGGTCACGGCAGTGATTTCCTGCTTGGCAATCTTTTGGGCCAAGTTCAGGAATCAGGGCTCCGGTACTCGTCCATTCCTTGCAGAGGATAAAGTAGTCCTGGTGACCGGAGGATTGAGTGGACTCGGACGCGAGATCGCAGAGTTGTACCGGGTCCAAGGTGCCAAGGTAGCTATCCTAGATATCAAAGATGAGGCCAGCTTGCCATGGGTACCCAATACCATGGCTAGCAAGTATTACAAATGCGACGTGTCGGACGGCAGCGAGGTTGAGGCGACCTTGAAAAAAATCGGAGTTGCG CTAGGAAACCCCGACATCCTTATCAACTGTGCAGCGATGCCAATAAACAGACTTCCCTTCTGTGAGCTCCAAAGCGAGTCTTTCGCAAGAACAATCCGCACAAATTTGCTCGGGCCGGTAAACTTGACCCGTGCTGTTCTCCCACTGTTGATGCAAAGTACGAAGCGTGGCAGTATCGTCAATATCAGCTCGGTTGTGGCACACCTGTACCCAGCGGGTCTGTCTGATTACGTCTCTAGCAAAGCGGCGCTCAGTGCCCTGCATCACTGTCTCGAAGCAGAGGCTCGCTGGTTTGGGTACGATAAGCAGgtcgacttcttccttgtggAGGTTGGACAAATGGATACCCCGTTATTCAGCTGGATAAAGCCTCCGAACTCTTTGCTGGCGCCTGTACTTGAACCTAGATATGTTGCTGAGAAGGTTTTCGCGGCTGTGAGCTCTGGAGGTGGAAGGATCATCCGGCTGCCGAAGTACGCAGCCTGGGTGTGCGGGTATGACATGCTTCCTGTCCCTGTGCAGCGTTTCGCTAGGTACGTTATGGGGGTTGatgaggctttggagaatTATAAATAG
- a CDS encoding acyl--CoA ligase (acyl-CoA synthetase) — translation MARILEPEKRLPLSNQDLLSYVFDRPAYDRTQSIYIDAHNPSRSISWNQARTIIRQLIKGLRNAGLQNGDCVAVHSLNNIFYSVVVLAIVGSGGIFTGTNPSYTAGELQHHLKTSQSKFVFCESEFVSPLLESAKQASIHNGNIWVFDTTGDSILPPGLQSWTHLLKQGESDWVHFDDLVIAKKTTAARFFSSGTTGLPKAVEITHHNLLAQHSLVFEAHPRPYSMSHLIVLPAFHAAIAPLMHIGALRSGYVMYIMRRFELNSYLEFVDKYNITDLIVVPPILTAVLKSEHPEKERRLKKVKNIVCGAAPLDKAIQSQARDLLPKDTPLTQAWGMTETCCASMIFPYPEKDETGSVGRLVPNVEAKLIDDQGRNITAYNVPGELCIRGPTVTPGYFDNVSANSSAFDDDGWLKTGDIASCDEASRKWYIVDRKKELIKVSGFQVAPSEVEAVLLSHPGVADAAVVGARNPGDGTERPCAFVVPKSGMKVTSVELKLYAARRLAKYKELSGGVKFVDAIPRNVSGKILRRVLRDLCEDDGGLKSKL, via the exons ATGGCCAGGATCCTGGAACCGGAGAAACGACTCCCGCTGTCGAACCAAGATCTCCTTTCCTATGTCTTTGACCGGCCTGCATATGACCGGACACAATCA ATCTACATCGACGCCCACAACCCGTCCCGCTCCATATCATGGAACCAGGCTCGAACCATCATCCGCCAGTTGATCAAGGGACTGCGGAACGCAGGGCTTCAGAATGGGGATTGTGTGGCGGTTCACTCACTCAATAAT ATTTTTTATAGTGTCGTTGTCTTAGCTATCGTGGGATCCGGAGGCATCTTCACCGGCACCAACCCCTCGTATACAGCAGGAGAGCTACAACATCATCTTAAGACCTCTCAATCCAAGTTCGTATTCTGCGAGTCCGAGTTCGTGTCCCCATTGCTGGAATCGGCAAAGCAAGCCAGTATCCACAATGGGAACATCTGGGTCTTCGATACCACTGGAGATAGCATCCTTCCACCTGGTCTGCAATCCTGGACCCATCTCCTAAAACAAGGTGAATCCGACTGGGTCCACTTCGACGACCTAGTCATCGCGAAGAAAACAACCGCAGCCCGATTCTTTAGCAGTGGAACCACAGGTCTCCCGAAAGCAGTGGAAATAACGCACCACAACCTACTCGCCCAGCATTCCCTGGTTTTCGAAGCTCACCCGAGGCCATATTCC ATGTCCCACCTAATTGTCCTTCCTGCCTTCCACGCCGCCATTGCCCCGCTCATGCATATCGGAGCCCTGCGATCGGGATATGTGATGTACATCATGCGCCGGTTCGAGCTCAACTCATATCTTGAATTCGTGGACAAGTACAACATAACGGATCTGATTGTCGTGCCGCCTATTCTTACAGCCGTTTTGAAGTCCGAAcacccagagaaagagaggcgtctgaagaaggtgaagaacATCGTCTGTGGTGCTGCGCCTCTGGACAAAGCTATACAAAGTCAAGCCCGCGACCTACTACCCAAGGACACACCACTAACCCAAGCATGGGGTATGACCGAGACGTGTTGCGCGTCGATGATATTTCCGTATCCCGAGAAAGATGAGACTGGTTCGGTAGGACGGCTAGTTCCGAATGTTGAGGCCAA GTTAATCGATGACCAAGGTAGAAATATCACTGCATACAATGTCCCCGGTGAGCTCTGCATCCGTGGCCCCACCGTAACACCCGGCTACTTTGATAATGTCTCTGCGAACAGCTCCGCCTTTGATGACGACGGTTGGCTGAAGACAGGGGACATTGCAAGCTGCGATGAAGCCTCCCGAAAATGGTACATTGTGGAccggaagaaggagctgatCAAAGTGAGCGGGTTTCAGGTTGCGCCGTCGGAGGTGGAGGCCGTTCTGCTGTCTCATCCAGGGGTAGCGGATGCAGCCGTGGTTGGAGCTCGTAATCCAGGTGATGGGACTGAGAGGCCTTGTGCGTTTGTTGTGCCCAAGTCGGGAATGAAGGTTACCAGTGTTGAGTTGAAGCTGTATGCCGCTCGGCGGTTGGCGAAGTATAAGGAGTTATCTGGTGGGGTTAAGTTTGTGGATGCGATACCGAGGAATGTGAGCGGGAAGATTCTGAGGCGGGTGCTGAGGGATCTGTGCGAGGATGATGGAGGTTTAAAGTCGAAGTTGTAG